One genomic window of Deinococcus deserti VCD115 includes the following:
- the galK gene encoding galactokinase, translated as MKTFEDVYGQPSDITAVAPGRVNLLGEHTDYQGGFVLPTAITRTTTVQLSRNGTQQHRVYAADLDEYSTFDVGQNAPEEFARYVAGALALSGVREGLNLHITSTIPMGAGLSSSAALEVATLRGLRDLGLLVSDDVQIALTAQRVEHEFVGVQCGIMDQMASSLADSRSLLYLDTRSLDRELRPLPAGSEVLVLDSGVPRRLAESGYNERRAQVEEASRLLGVKELRDVQNVADVETLPSPLRERARHVVSENQRVQQAVQPGIGAAEFGALMNASHASLRDDYAVSHPDVDSLVELLQAHTDVYGARMTGAGFGGAVVALVRSGTAVSVADEIIGTWSGQARRVVP; from the coding sequence TTGAAAACCTTTGAAGACGTCTACGGTCAGCCGTCTGACATTACGGCTGTCGCCCCCGGCCGGGTCAATCTGCTGGGCGAGCACACTGATTATCAGGGCGGGTTCGTCCTGCCGACGGCCATCACACGCACCACCACCGTGCAGCTGAGCCGCAACGGTACCCAGCAGCACCGGGTGTACGCCGCTGACCTGGACGAGTATTCCACCTTCGATGTGGGCCAGAATGCTCCCGAGGAGTTTGCCCGGTACGTGGCGGGTGCGCTGGCCCTGAGCGGGGTCAGAGAAGGCCTGAACCTGCATATTACGTCCACCATTCCCATGGGCGCCGGGCTCAGCAGCAGTGCAGCCCTGGAGGTTGCTACTCTGCGGGGCCTGCGGGATCTGGGCCTGCTGGTGTCGGATGACGTGCAGATCGCACTGACTGCCCAACGTGTTGAACACGAATTCGTGGGCGTGCAATGCGGGATCATGGACCAGATGGCCAGCAGTCTGGCCGACTCCCGTTCTTTGCTCTACCTGGACACCCGCAGCCTGGACCGCGAACTGCGGCCTCTGCCGGCAGGATCGGAGGTTCTGGTTCTGGACTCTGGGGTTCCCCGGCGCCTGGCAGAAAGTGGGTACAACGAACGCCGGGCACAAGTCGAAGAAGCCTCACGCCTGCTGGGCGTCAAGGAATTGCGCGACGTTCAAAACGTTGCCGACGTAGAGACCCTGCCCAGCCCACTGCGGGAGCGGGCACGCCACGTGGTCAGTGAGAATCAGCGGGTTCAGCAGGCGGTGCAGCCCGGAATAGGTGCCGCTGAGTTTGGTGCGCTCATGAATGCGTCTCACGCCAGTCTGCGCGACGACTATGCCGTGAGCCATCCTGACGTCGATTCCCTGGTCGAGCTTCTTCAGGCGCATACAGATGTGTACGGTGCCCGCATGACAGGAGCTGGATTCGGCGGGGCGGTTGTCGCGCTTGTCCGGTCTGGTACAGCTGTATCCGTAGCAGATGAAATCATTGGAACGTGGTCTGGTCAGGCCCGAAGGGTTGTGCCCTAA
- the galT gene encoding galactose-1-phosphate uridylyltransferase — MTTSPLPFYVEHLQKPDGRGLTLYGLQPVHLDSEVPSPSPDPVDARPVMRWHPLRGEWVMYAAHRLGRTFLPPPEYNPLAPTSDPAHPTELPRGTYDIAVFDNRFPSLTLEAPSPPTPAHSLNTEQRAATGKCEVVVFSQNASGRLADLSDDQMALLLGVWADRTSVLAATGKIRSVLAFENRGVEVGVTLHHPHGQIYAYDHVPPVQATILAQAQKHRAESGEPWLETFVKAERDSAVRVIRDEGLSLSVVPPFARYTYETWVVPARPVGLLSDLDDAERMAFARVLKDALQRLDGLFGARMPYLMTVHQAPVGDAAVPDFPLHIEIYPYLRAPGRLKFLAGTEQGAGEFANDKFPEVAAQELREVQVENL; from the coding sequence ATGACCACCTCTCCCCTCCCCTTTTACGTCGAGCACCTTCAGAAGCCTGATGGGCGCGGCCTGACCCTGTATGGGCTGCAACCTGTACACCTCGACTCTGAGGTACCAAGCCCAAGTCCAGATCCAGTAGACGCCCGGCCAGTCATGCGCTGGCACCCCCTGCGCGGTGAATGGGTCATGTACGCAGCGCACCGGCTGGGACGAACCTTCCTTCCGCCTCCTGAATACAATCCTCTGGCGCCCACCTCTGACCCGGCGCATCCCACAGAACTGCCGCGCGGCACCTATGACATCGCCGTGTTTGACAACCGCTTTCCGAGTCTGACGCTGGAAGCGCCGTCACCGCCCACTCCTGCACATTCCCTGAATACGGAGCAGCGGGCTGCGACCGGCAAGTGTGAGGTGGTCGTCTTCAGTCAGAATGCCAGCGGCCGCCTGGCGGACCTGAGCGACGACCAGATGGCCCTGCTGCTCGGGGTATGGGCAGACCGCACCAGCGTGCTCGCCGCGACCGGCAAGATTCGCTCCGTGCTGGCCTTCGAGAACCGTGGCGTGGAGGTGGGTGTCACACTGCACCATCCGCACGGACAGATTTACGCCTATGATCACGTGCCGCCGGTCCAGGCGACCATTCTTGCGCAGGCCCAGAAACATCGGGCTGAATCCGGCGAGCCCTGGCTGGAAACCTTTGTGAAGGCAGAGCGCGACAGCGCGGTCCGGGTTATCCGGGACGAGGGCCTAAGCCTCAGTGTCGTGCCACCTTTTGCCCGCTATACCTATGAGACCTGGGTGGTCCCCGCCCGGCCGGTAGGGCTGCTCAGTGATCTTGATGACGCCGAAAGAATGGCCTTCGCCCGGGTCCTCAAAGACGCCCTACAGCGTCTTGACGGCCTGTTTGGGGCCCGCATGCCGTATCTGATGACCGTTCATCAGGCACCGGTTGGCGACGCAGCGGTCCCGGATTTTCCGCTACACATAGAGATCTACCCGTATCTACGCGCGCCTGGGCGGCTGAAATTCCTGGCAGGCACCGAGCAGGGCGCCGGAGAATTCGCCAACGACAAATTCCCGGAAGTGGCGGCTCAGGAGCTCAGGGAGGTACAAGTTGAAAACCTTTGA
- a CDS encoding IS5 family transposase (programmed frameshift), with protein MRVQQHDAVELTDQQWDLVAPFFSDPPRRTDGKGRPRTSSRPILNGILWILRTGAPWKDLPARYPSRSTCHRRFQEWISSGVLDRVLQALYEQLADQGQFNLSDCYIDATFVSAKKGASRFGKTKRGKGTKIMAITDANGLPIAVHTASASPHEVTLVHDTLDASFGFDLPQRLIGDRAYDSDQLDVELAAQGIEMIAPNRRNRAKTQDGRALRRYKRRWRIERLFAWLQNFRRLVVRWKQHDGNFFGMVQLGMMVVLLRRLQRCL; from the exons ATGCGGGTTCAGCAGCATGACGCCGTGGAGTTGACCGATCAACAGTGGGATCTCGTTGCCCCCTTCTTCTCCGATCCGCCGCGCCGCACCGATGGTAAAGGTCGTCCCCGCACGTCAAGTCGACCGATCCTCAACGGGATTTTGTGGATTCTTCGGACTGGTGCGCCTTGGAAGGACTTACCTGCACGCTACCCATCGCGCTCCACCTGTCACCGCCGCTTCCAGGAATGGATTTCCTCCGGTGTGCTTGACCGTGTCCTCCAGGCCTTGTACGAGCAGCTTGCCGACCAAGGGCAATTCAACCTTAGCGACTGTTACATCGACGCGACGTTTGTCAGCGCGAAAAAGGGGGCCTCGAGGT TCGGCAAGACCAAGCGCGGTAAAGGCACCAAAATCATGGCGATCACCGACGCGAACGGCCTTCCGATTGCCGTCCACACCGCCAGCGCCAGTCCACACGAAGTCACGCTGGTCCATGACACGCTGGACGCCTCCTTCGGTTTCGATCTCCCACAACGATTGATCGGCGACCGCGCCTATGACAGTGATCAGCTGGACGTCGAGCTTGCGGCTCAGGGTATCGAAATGATTGCGCCCAACCGCCGTAATCGGGCTAAGACGCAGGATGGCCGGGCCCTCCGAAGATATAAGCGGCGCTGGCGGATCGAACGGCTCTTCGCATGGCTTCAGAATTTCCGCCGCCTCGTGGTCCGTTGGAAACAGCATGACGGGAACTTTTTCGGGATGGTGCAACTCGGCATGATGGTCGTGCTCTTGCGGCGCCTTCAACGTTGCCTCTGA